A region of Vigna radiata var. radiata cultivar VC1973A chromosome 6, Vradiata_ver6, whole genome shotgun sequence DNA encodes the following proteins:
- the LOC106763910 gene encoding universal stress protein A-like protein isoform X1 yields the protein MDKREANKKETTAKAEMSGSGNLNRVLVSVDGSEESMKALRWALNNLKLRSPTSDSIDAPSFIIFHVQSPPSIATGLNPGAIPFGGPSDIEVPAFTAAIEAHQERITRAVLDHALGICSQFNLGMQSQVRTHVVVGDPKEKICEAVQDLHADVLVMGSRAFGPIKRMFLGSVSNYCAHHAPCPVIIIKENDSVNKIN from the exons ATGGACAAGAGAGAAgctaacaagaaagaaacaACTGCGAAAGCAGAGATGTCGGGTAGCGGAAACCTTAACCGCGTGTTGGTGTCGGTTGATGGAAGCGAGGAGAGCATGAAGGCGCTGCGTTGGGCGCTCAACAACCTCAAGCTCCGATCTCCTACTTCCGACTCCATCGATGCTCCTTCTTTCATCATCTTCCACGTTCAATCTCCGCCCTCCATCGCCACTGGCCTCAATCCCGGTGCCATCCCTTTCGGTGGCCCCA GTGATATTGAAGTTCCCGCTTTCACGGCAGCCATTGAAGCACATCAAGAGCGCATCACCCGTGCCGTTCTCGATCACGCCCTCGGAATTTGCTCCCAATTCAACCTCGGC ATGCAGAGTCAAGTCAGAACTCATGTGGTAGTTGGAGATCCAAAGGAGAAGATTTGTGAAGCTGTGCAGGATTTGCATGCTGATGTTCTTGTGATGGGATCTCGTGCATTTGGCCCAATTAAGAG GATGTTCCTGGGGAGTGTGAGCAATTACTGCGCCCACCATGCTCCATGTCCTGTCATTATTATCAAGGAAAACGACAGTGTCAATAAGATAAACTGA
- the LOC106763910 gene encoding universal stress protein PHOS34 isoform X2 has product MDKREANKKETTAKAEMSGSGNLNRVLVSVDGSEESMKALRWALNNLKLRSPTSDSIDAPSFIIFHVQSPPSIATGLNPGAIPFGGPSDIEVPAFTAAIEAHQERITRAVLDHALGICSQFNLGSQVRTHVVVGDPKEKICEAVQDLHADVLVMGSRAFGPIKRMFLGSVSNYCAHHAPCPVIIIKENDSVNKIN; this is encoded by the exons ATGGACAAGAGAGAAgctaacaagaaagaaacaACTGCGAAAGCAGAGATGTCGGGTAGCGGAAACCTTAACCGCGTGTTGGTGTCGGTTGATGGAAGCGAGGAGAGCATGAAGGCGCTGCGTTGGGCGCTCAACAACCTCAAGCTCCGATCTCCTACTTCCGACTCCATCGATGCTCCTTCTTTCATCATCTTCCACGTTCAATCTCCGCCCTCCATCGCCACTGGCCTCAATCCCGGTGCCATCCCTTTCGGTGGCCCCA GTGATATTGAAGTTCCCGCTTTCACGGCAGCCATTGAAGCACATCAAGAGCGCATCACCCGTGCCGTTCTCGATCACGCCCTCGGAATTTGCTCCCAATTCAACCTCGGC AGTCAAGTCAGAACTCATGTGGTAGTTGGAGATCCAAAGGAGAAGATTTGTGAAGCTGTGCAGGATTTGCATGCTGATGTTCTTGTGATGGGATCTCGTGCATTTGGCCCAATTAAGAG GATGTTCCTGGGGAGTGTGAGCAATTACTGCGCCCACCATGCTCCATGTCCTGTCATTATTATCAAGGAAAACGACAGTGTCAATAAGATAAACTGA